A stretch of the Streptomyces venezuelae genome encodes the following:
- a CDS encoding alpha/beta hydrolase has protein sequence MSIGAWPTLALSIAVACAVFAVTVWSWPRLSGPGIRNILGRIGLQLAITLTMGVPLLLAVNSSYGFYASWGDLLALARDDRAGAGSAPAGRDGVRVHGTHSWRYLNSTDPAVIGRIDAVTVRGARSGISAPAYVYLPPEYLRASAADRRRFPVAVTLSGYPSTTRVLIDLFKYPQHALDGVRSGAMRPAVLVMLTPTVAPPRDTECVDVPKGPQTETFFADDLPAAIASHYGLTEDPRAWGVMGNSVGGYCALKLALRKPDSYRAAAGLSANYEAAEDPTTGNLFGGNAQYRRENDLLWRLKHVPQPPVSLLVASSLKGEHQYPDTVKFINSVTWPARVSSIILPTGGHNYETWGRETKPALQWLVSRLHTP, from the coding sequence GTGTCCATCGGCGCCTGGCCGACCCTGGCCCTGTCGATCGCGGTGGCCTGCGCGGTGTTCGCCGTCACGGTCTGGTCCTGGCCCCGCCTGTCCGGGCCGGGCATCCGGAACATCCTCGGCCGCATCGGGCTCCAGCTGGCGATCACCCTGACCATGGGCGTGCCACTGCTGCTGGCGGTGAACTCCTCGTACGGGTTCTACGCCTCCTGGGGCGATCTGCTGGCCCTGGCCCGCGACGACCGGGCCGGCGCGGGCTCCGCCCCGGCGGGGCGGGACGGCGTACGGGTCCACGGCACCCACTCCTGGCGCTACCTGAACTCCACCGACCCGGCGGTGATCGGCCGGATCGACGCCGTGACGGTACGGGGCGCCCGGAGCGGCATCTCGGCCCCGGCCTACGTCTACCTGCCCCCGGAGTACCTGCGCGCCTCCGCGGCGGACCGCAGGCGCTTCCCGGTGGCGGTGACCCTGAGCGGGTACCCGAGCACCACCCGGGTCCTGATCGACCTGTTCAAGTACCCCCAGCACGCCCTGGACGGGGTCCGGTCGGGCGCGATGCGCCCAGCGGTGCTGGTGATGCTGACCCCCACGGTGGCCCCGCCCCGGGACACGGAATGCGTGGACGTCCCGAAGGGCCCCCAGACGGAGACCTTCTTCGCGGACGACCTCCCGGCGGCGATCGCCTCCCACTACGGCCTCACCGAGGACCCCCGGGCCTGGGGCGTGATGGGCAACTCGGTGGGCGGCTACTGCGCCCTCAAACTGGCCCTGCGCAAACCGGACTCGTACCGCGCGGCGGCCGGCCTGTCGGCCAACTACGAGGCGGCCGAGGACCCGACGACGGGCAACCTCTTCGGCGGCAACGCCCAGTACCGCCGCGAGAACGACCTCCTCTGGCGCCTGAAGCACGTGCCCCAGCCCCCGGTCTCCCTGCTGGTGGCGAGCAGCCTGAAGGGCGAACACCAGTACCCGGACACGGTGAAGTTCATCAACTCGGTCACCTGGCCGGCCCGCGTCTCCTCGATCATCCTCCCCACGGGCGGCCACAACTACGAAACCTGGGGCCGCGAAACCAAACCGGCCCTGCAATGGCTGGTCTCCCGCCTCCACACGCCGTAG
- a CDS encoding helix-turn-helix domain-containing protein, with protein MSALPAQGPGEGEALAVLKRRLRRLRVERGLSMAGLALRASLGRTTASQALNGAAIPSEPTLVSLAKALRTSPEPFLELRSAALAQAGGVPKVANAATPPDRPRQETRFTFDYLAQRPTSLLRTLHDKLRLSHVVGLRIRTVDIFQSWDVEDPELPARSAQYADECLESMPLIQNVDEAAEALLLVAALSELNESRSARDRAHASVRDDIDGCAMVFLDGFGIDSVHFFNVRSVVGSELAGKSPPWHKLNEIRSDLAEIWPR; from the coding sequence ATGTCCGCCCTCCCGGCGCAGGGGCCGGGTGAGGGAGAAGCCCTGGCCGTGTTGAAGCGCCGGCTTCGCCGCCTTCGCGTGGAGCGAGGACTCAGCATGGCGGGGCTGGCGCTCCGCGCCAGTCTGGGGAGGACCACGGCGAGCCAGGCCCTCAACGGGGCCGCCATCCCCAGCGAACCGACGCTCGTCTCCCTGGCGAAGGCTCTCAGGACATCCCCGGAACCCTTCCTTGAACTCCGGTCCGCTGCGCTCGCGCAGGCCGGCGGCGTGCCGAAGGTCGCGAACGCCGCGACGCCGCCCGACCGCCCGAGGCAGGAAACCAGGTTCACCTTCGACTACCTCGCCCAACGCCCGACCAGCCTCCTACGCACCCTGCACGACAAACTGCGGCTTTCACACGTCGTCGGGCTGAGGATCCGCACGGTGGACATCTTCCAGTCCTGGGACGTCGAGGACCCCGAACTCCCGGCCCGCTCGGCGCAGTACGCGGACGAGTGCCTGGAGTCCATGCCCTTGATCCAGAACGTGGACGAGGCGGCCGAGGCCCTTCTGCTGGTGGCCGCACTGAGCGAGCTGAACGAATCCCGGTCCGCCCGGGACAGAGCTCACGCGAGCGTGCGGGACGACATCGACGGCTGTGCCATGGTGTTCCTGGACGGCTTCGGCATCGACTCGGTGCACTTCTTCAACGTACGGTCGGTTGTCGGTTCGGAATTGGCCGGAAAAAGCCCGCCCTGGCACAAGCTCAACGAAATCCGCTCCGACCTGGCCGAAATCTGGCCCCGCTGA
- a CDS encoding glutamine amidotransferase-related protein — MTTTAHTTHALAARIALVGDRSPHVASHTRIPHLLDSLAARDGLVLDAYWIPTGDALAEAESGALAGFDAVWVLPGSPYASEAGALAAIRTAREQGIPFLGTCGGFQHALLEYARNVCGLAGAAHAENDPAATDPLIAPLACSLVGHEGVVRAEPGSLAERVLGAERSVERYHCNYGPDAHHLPALAARGLRLSGHDESGQVRMAELPGHPFFLATLFQPELSGDGSRPHPAVRALAEAAVARAASRAADTQAGTGSVAG, encoded by the coding sequence ATGACCACCACCGCACACACCACGCACGCCCTCGCCGCGCGGATCGCACTCGTCGGCGACCGCTCCCCGCACGTCGCCTCCCACACCCGCATCCCCCACCTCCTCGACTCCCTCGCCGCCCGCGACGGTCTCGTCCTCGACGCGTACTGGATCCCCACCGGTGACGCCCTCGCGGAGGCGGAGTCCGGCGCACTGGCCGGCTTCGACGCCGTGTGGGTGCTGCCCGGCAGCCCGTACGCCAGCGAGGCCGGGGCGCTCGCCGCCATCCGGACCGCCCGCGAGCAGGGCATTCCCTTCCTCGGCACCTGCGGGGGCTTCCAGCACGCCCTGCTGGAGTACGCCCGCAACGTCTGCGGGCTGGCCGGCGCCGCGCACGCCGAGAACGACCCGGCGGCCACCGACCCGCTGATCGCGCCGCTCGCCTGCTCGCTCGTGGGGCACGAGGGCGTGGTCCGGGCCGAGCCGGGCTCGCTCGCCGAGCGCGTGCTGGGCGCGGAGCGCTCCGTGGAGCGGTACCACTGCAACTACGGGCCCGACGCCCACCACCTGCCCGCCCTCGCCGCGCGGGGACTGCGCCTGTCCGGACACGACGAGAGCGGCCAGGTCCGGATGGCGGAGCTGCCCGGGCACCCCTTCTTCCTGGCGACCCTCTTCCAGCCGGAGCTGTCCGGGGACGGCAGCCGCCCGCACCCGGCGGTCCGGGCCCTGGCGGAGGCGGCCGTGGCCCGCGCGGCCAGCCGAGCCGCAGATACGCAGGCCGGGACGGGTTCCGTCGCCGGATAA